The DNA region gaaaaaaaggttggccggatcgggacttacagctgaatgcagcctatccaagcgactgctggtttcctggcttgtttcactgatgcgtgattgcaccatgttgaaaccagcagtcacttgctctcccaaaattttgaaagagccttggaaggatgcattcaggtgtaagaactcaggagcatagctcctttcctgacccctctggcgctgccgccacgaacctaatggtggtgtcgaggtggcaggatcagaggggtggggtaaagggaacgctaactgttcagcatcagatgcgagcaatgaagcctgcaataatgctccactgcttggggcggatgaagtggaggggacagaggggtcagaggagaggacagaggggtcagaggaggggacagaggtgtggggcctaccgacgtggccctcagtggcggactcaggagggatcgctccagagggcgcagaggaagatgcaggcgcccggtggctggagaaggtgctgtgaaagaaaaaacaaatgaaattaatacattggaatgaaaaagccctgactgaaagcaaactaagtagacaggttaacatggttattagtgggctgtagaatacttacactctgcttagcattgttcgcctcaggaaggagagggcctggccatatttatatctgctcctcttccttcctgcagagccactcggggcctgcatctcatcattgaattccctcttaaagcgatccctcagtgaccgccaccgcttcctaatctttccaactgtgaagacaagaatcaaaagaaaaaaccaaaaattggtaaatgcaatacattacagtcagctcaaaacatcactggaaagtgaatacttacctagtttgctctgctgctgaggatgaaggctctcccgccttggaaacaggttgcgacacacttcgtcccagagccgacgggtgacaccggtatcagcatgcctgcggtcagccatgttccacagcggctcccgctcgcgaacctcctcgatgagacaatcgatgtcaatgtcatcatcatcatcctcctcttctgcgggagcacgctgtgaagcctgtgtcaaaaaaaaaaaaaaaaaaggaaaacaaacaaattagtacactgaaatactaaagtaccaatagaatccccctcccccccccaaaaaaaactcactgatggccgaccgtggcgacgagtccgccgactctgggactgtctgggagagccttcagcggcagcagcaggagcagcagcagcagcctgaaatgaaggaaacaaattctcagttaaggtaggcaggtgtttagtaatctgttttgtgtatggtgcagtgtgatgtgcgaagcaactgtttccccactacttacacttggttcctcctccacttgcatctctccacccgtctcgcccccttctgacagctcctcatctgattcagcttcctgttgaaacataatgtatgcatgtagttatccataaaaatttaatttaaagaaatttaaaaaaaaaaaaaaattttgtgttaacttaccgatacacgctgttgctgtggaggagggctgtcagaagaggacatcgttttgtggtcctggtgggcagtggctgtgtcctggtgggcagcggctgtgtcctggtgggcagcggctgtgtcctggtggttctgtaagttaaagacacacttgcaatctgctcgacacattgaagtagcagattggggtcttcaaaacttacttctagctctttagctgtggtcctggtgggcagcggctgtgtcctggtgggcagtggctgtgtcctggtgggcagcggctgtgtcctggtgggcagcggctgtgtcctggtggttctgtaagttaaagacacacttgcaatctgctcgacacattgaagtagcagattggggtcttcaaaacttacttctagctctttagctgtggtcctggtgggcagcggctgtgtcctggtgggcagcggctgtgtcctggtgggcagcggctgtgtcctggtggttctgtaagttaaagacacacttgcaatctgctcgacacattgaagtagcagattggggtcttcaaaacttacttctagctctttagctgtggtcctggtgggcagcggctgtgtcctggtgggcagtggctgtgtcctggtttatctgttatatgtataatggatctatagttagaccaccccctgaactaggtaatgttcaatgataaacaccctactaaaatgatgtcagaaatgttcatacaggtgaacaccaaaacccccccaaaaagttgcacgttataccattcatttccatgtcccaaaaaacaaaattttttaatgttaacaccatgaaaaaatatatttgacacattttatttaaaataaataacctctcccccccccaaaaaaaaaaaaaaatactttacaggttaacctttattaaaaaaaatgagccctcaaccaaccctgtattgcatgtgtaaccattggtacatacaccagttttaaatttacctttatgaaataatactacggacatttttttaataaacattttattataattttttttttgcacttttttttttaaaaatcacaaggagctgacatgctctttattttaaatacaagtacttcaactgcaaatggttataactgtaataaaaaaaaattcaacacttttattaaatagaaaaaccccacactcacacattcaaaccacaagctgcacaccgctagacttttttaaaaaacacatcagatttaaaaaaaaaaaaaaaaaaaacacatttaaaccacatgctgcacagaccactatacagtcaatacatcagaaaaaggcaaataaccaattatacagcatggacaaatgcacatgccatcaacaagacgtacccaaaaaacatgcatggtatgtgtccacattcaggatcgcatcagaatttgggcaggatttcccatcagtatttgtaagccaaaaccaggagtgtaacaattagggaaagtataataggaaaacaggcacacttttgcttttatcacccactcctggttttggcgtacaaatactgatggaaaatcctgaccacatcctgatgcaatcctgcacatggacacataccctcccacatgaacaggcataaaattggcaaaggcataatatggtgcaggcacatggtacaaaagcacacagccgtccaaaaatgcacacatacacatgcacgcacatagctttatgcaaatacacatatgtacaacaaaggcagaaaggtgaaaccaatcagaagacgcatacacacacacacatacaaaaggctgacaatcctttggctgaagcagcaggtcttcacagtggctggcatcatggtggatctggactctagcatggcactggctggtgcaggacgatggcaggcctcaggttctcttcaggttttaagctcttgctgtagtcagtagtacctcatacacacagaaatgcacaggcacacagatgcacactaaaattgcaatactcacactggctatggtggctggagtcttgtagcaggatgtctggagtcttgtggcaggatggctggagtcttgtggcaggatggctggagtcttgtggcaggctggctgcagtcttgtgacaggctggctggggtcttgtgcttggctggggtcttgtggcaggctggctcttgctggcaggcttctttgcttctctgtgtcttgctggcatatgtggggttcaaggcccaggccaggtttatatagatttgggggtgtctgaccaattggcaacaaaatacttcttctgagcatgctcagtgtaaaaaaaacgtattgcagcgctgcattgcgtcgtacgacgtgtcccgacgcatccgtcgctcataggcttccattgcagccaacgacgtatgccgcaggatgcgtcgcgacacgttttttaggcggagacaaaaaacgttacaatctacgtttttttgagacgacgtgtcgccaaatttcgacgcatccgtcgtaaaacgtacacgacgtatgccaatccgtcgccatacgtcgccaatacaagtctatgggaaaaaaacgcatccagcaaaaagttttgctggatgcgttttttctgaaaaaagacgttttgaaacgtaatgcagttaacgctagtgtgaaagtagcctaatacaagtgtatgggaaaaaaacggatcctgcgggcacatttgcaggatccgttttttttcccaaaacgacgcattgcaacggatctgaaaaggcAGAAGCGTGAAAGAGTCTGCTTTCAAGGAGCAAGTGATCCCAATTATATGGCCCGTCTGGGTGATGCCCTTCATTGTCAGCGAGATAAGGCTCTGCCAACCGGCATTGCACGGCAAATGTCAGCAATCCCAGTAAGGATTGTATCTGTTGGAGGGTAATTTTTAACTTCACCGAAGCTTTTCACCATTAGCAGTGTTTTCTGTATTATTTTTTTACGATGGTAGCGAAATTGATGTCTATTTCGATGCCTAAGAGAGGCAGTATGTTACATGGGCCGACTGTCTTTTCGGGTGATAGCGGCACGCTGAAGTGCCGagataaaaaattttaaaatttttttttgaggaggAAGGAGCAgggtttaggtttttttttttttttttttttttttttttttttttttttttgtctgcatgTTTCATAACTGACTACCCTGTTCAGGCAAGTACTGAATAGTTCACAGTAGTGACATGTAATGGAACTCGGCAGGCAGATATCAAAATAATAGTGCTGGTCCACCTTGCAACCTAACAGGTGGAAGCATTGGGGGTAAACAGGTAATAGGCGGAATGCCGACTTTCAGATTTTGCCAGCGGGGTACCGAGCCCAGCTTTGTATGCCAATTCTTCCGCCTTCCTGAAAGACGCAAACGTCACGGAAGCTTCATCTGGGGGGGTTGTGCCGTTAACCGATTCGACTTATGGGGTTAACCGATATTTTACGGGTTCTTTTTTAGGAATTATGCCTAATGGCGAGATTCTTAATAATTTTTTAACGGCAATGATAGCCCCTTTTTAAACATTCTACCTAGTTCAACCTATTGTTAGATCTGTTGATGTACTATTTTGGAGAATTTGCATGCAGATTTTAGGTTACTGGATATTTTTGGTGCAGGGGATGAAAAAAAGTATGTAAAGCCGGAGTTTTGCTATATTCTGGATAGAAATATGTCAAGCTCATTTTCCTGTCCTCTGAGCTCTACCCAGTGACCCGTATTCCACTGTCCGTTGAGTCCGCTTCGGGAACCCATATTCCATTGTCCCATGAGTCCACCTCAGGGACCCATATACCACCGTCCGCTGAGTCTATCTCAGGAACCCGTGTTCCACTATCCGCTGAGTCCACCTCAGGGACCCGTATTGAGTTCGCTACAATGAAAACACTCACCGTTATGTGATTTTGGCTGAGTGGCTCCAGTTGATGGAGGACCTGCGGCTCCTGTGTAGCTCATTCTCCTTTATAGTAAAAGCCTCGTTTGGCATTGATTAATCATCGATTCATCATTGTTGTAGTAACTGCCTCTTTCGGCATTGATTCAAAGTAAATGTTCAAGTAACTGTCTCATTCTGCATTGGCGCATTATTGATTTTGCAACGCTCACCATTGTCGCAGGAGAAGTGATATCCGATGATGGAGGAACTCCGATTACCACTAGGGTGATGGTATGGTTATAGCATTGGCCAGAGGCCCAGGGAGATTGAGAAGGGTCTCCTTGGGTGTTAGCCAGAGTTGGAGCACTTGGCTGCAAGCAAGTGCCGTGCGCTTGAGCAGGAGTGACATCCGATGATGGAGGAACTCTGACTCCAGCTAGGGTGATGGTATGGTTATAGCATTGGCCAGAAGCCCAAGGAGATGGAGAAGCGTCTCCTTGGGTGTTAGCCGGAGTTGGAGCACGTGGCTGTGGGCAAGTGCCGTGCGCTCGAGCCGGAGTGAAACCAATTGATGGCGTAACTCCGGCTCCCTCTTGGGCTATGGCCTGGTGGCTGATTTGGCTGGAGGCCCTGGGAGATGTAGATGGGTCTCCCCGGCTGTGAGCCCTTGATGGAGCACGTGACCGCTGGTGCTGGTCGTGTGCCTGCGGCTGTTTAACGGGACCCTGGATGCGTCGGACCACCCAGATGTGAATGTGGAACGCCCTCCAGAGGACCAAAATCTGTGGTGGCACCTATGTGAGCTGTGTCTGTGGTGGTGCTGGAAGGCACCTCTTTAGAGGGACCACGGGAGTGAGGGTAGGAATAGTCAAAGGAGGATTGGGAGGACCTGCGGTGCCTATGCCTGCGTCCGCTGCGGCTATGATGAGGGAGTGTTGGGGACCTGTAAGTCAGTAATAAGGGGGGGTTATTGGCCATCACTGGTAACGCTGTCCTTGTTAGCAGGGGGAATTTTATTGCATTCCCGTTTTCTGTATCGTGGGCGATAGGGTTTCATTAAGtgttttaacactagaagtcccagagaggggtcatttaacatttctacctttggagCCAATGGAGCTCGAagtttctgggacttctagtgataAGGGCCATAGCCGGCAGTGGTGTGCTGTGTAATATGGGAGGTGGCGCTATGCTGCCATAATCACTATTATAGGCCATGTATGGGAGGGAAGGGGTTGAAGTACTTTTATTTGTTTCTGTTTGGGCAGGCGTTGTCGGTGTTAGTGGTACATTAATGATAGGTGCGTGCTATTAATGACTTGTAGCTCCTGCAGAGCGAGCAGATCGGTCGTATAGAACCGATCAATGAGCTCAGCAGCAGCATTGTGGGATCTAAGTCCTGTCTCAGCATGCCCCCATGCAGGCAGCGTGTATGCGCCTGCAGAAGGGACAGTGTGGACTGAGACAGGGCTAATAAAGTTAGTGGTGCTTGGTGCATTCACATTCTAACATGATGACTGAAGCTGCAGAGCGCACTCATCGGTCAGGTAGCACCGATGAGCGCGCTCCACAGCTGTATACAGCGAACTGTGCCCTGTCCCCCGTCCCCCCTGCAGGCAAAACCGCACTGCCTGCATGTGGAACGGAGCTGGACAGGCACAGGAAATGATGCGGGGATGTGCGCGGAGCCTCGCGGTGACTCGCCGGAAGTGGGTGGGGTCTGCGATGCCCTGGGCCCAGCGCGTCCAGACCTGCACCCCGGGAGTGCACGAACGCGATGAGGACAACGCAGCCGCAGCAGAAGTCATGTGTGGAGGTAGGCTGGGCCATGTTATGGCGCGCCGGGAAGTGGGCGGTGACAGCTGGGGCCTGGGCCCTGCGCGTGCTGGGCTGAGCCCTGGGGCGGGAGGAGGAAAGCACCGCTGATGTGGAGGCAGATGGAGCTCTGCACGCCGGGATCGGCCAGTCCAGCCACTCGGGGCAGAAGTGGGAGGGGCACATCTGGGGGGGCAGAAGAACCACAAGGAGCATCTGCCCTCCTGCACCGCAGCATCGACGGGGGAAGTGCAGCCCAAGGTGGAGGGGGCTGACTATGGACCAGGGGTCGAGGAGGACAAAGGAgattgggaggaagccacggggccTAAGGAGAGTTCGGGAGGGGTAGTTCAacattaatcccattttatttgtaattgtactgtacataggaTACTTGttttctttttatacttctgtaaacactgcctaccttttttggagtaaaatatataaaattacttactttgtctttccttgctctataatgtactctcacgtcctctgaagtgaattgcgctactaatttgggttggctccggacccgttattaattaagaaatcgaagctggtggcagcggaatttgtcctgtgcatatgggaggctttgtagtgactggcggcattgataattattgttcccgcctgagtggtagtagttatatcgccctcactgcagtgtgcccattatccagtacaaagtaaggcagcctttctggcgactaattatcctaggtgcagtaccctgtctgtcctgagggtaagggggcgccagagagctgcaagttccaaaccggaagtgggatatagataaatccccttcagaaaggaaccaggggcaaccaaacaaccccggttcatgacaaattggtgtgagcggcggggatgataaaggtaaactccccgtgaaccatgacatattggtggcagagcggtgggataatagagcattagtgatcgggtTTGAGAAATCcttcctttcactaaaaacttgcacagttctggaGAGGACTCCGCagaaaaaaaaggtaggcagtgtttacagaagtataacaaGATATTGTAAAGAAAAGTATcgaatgtacagtacaattacaaataaaatgggattaaagttgaaaaaacacatgTCGTTCATTTCAtctcacagctgaccatgtgctcaGGGGATGCATcgcacatctgtatagcagctagaccccggacaaaagacacgtGAAGACTAATGTCCTACTCGGTTATCTcccagcccaaaaccaaggcactccccctgtggtaacctcactcagaggctgaatcctcccctttcttagagttaggCCAAACCATTTCTATCAGTCCAAACAAAAGATAATATACTCGCACTGCTGTCCCATGCGATCACCTATtagcgtgctacaatacgctgtaCCAGCTCCTTGGTTGAGCAAACCATTTCTATAcctaactcgctgtatgaaccttgtaTACAAACGACACCATGATCAGGACATTCACATCAGGGCGGTTCTTTTTAAGTATAAACACTGCATAGATACTGACCCGCTTACTGAGAAACCCGCTCcgtgcactcgttgggtttagcttctaacgatttcagtgagctatagatATCTCGGTGGTCATCTGGAATGTATAATccttatctctagccctgatcgatgCCAATATAcataactttaagggtatgtgcacacgttgcagatttcctgcagaactgcagcttttttttccgcgcagaaacgctgcagatctgcaagtgatttacagtacaatgtaaatcaatggcaaaaagaaaatgctgtgctgatggtgtggaaaaatctgcacagaaaacgcagcagattcaaaaaaggaccatgtcaattctttgtgcagatctgctgcgtttctgcacccattccataatagaaatctgcaggggtaaaaaaaggaagaaatctgcacaaaaatctgcaatgtgtgtacataccaaaaaaaggagcagattctgacctgcgttttctgccaagaaatgaagaatctgcacagaatattccacagtcaaatctgcaacgtgtgcacatagcctaaaagaacaatagagtcccatgcagtttctgtaccagttttggctggtattaggcgggaggggggaatgaggggtTTTGGGACACTGGGTTTCACAGCACAAAGCAATATAAATTCCTGgcagctggtctcacattacactatatagcagggggagggagttgcctgcaggctaaAAGAGAAGAACTTGCTAGGCAGACTAAAGAGGGGGGGTCGGAAAGGAAAAGCCATGGACCTTTTTGGTATATACTCAAAACATGACATATTATCGTGACACCCCTCCCTTTTGGAccgcgctacggaggcagaacctctcggtgctcctccatgcgcacctcggcaGGTTCGCCCCGGCGGGACAAcctatctgcattgccatgctcgctgTCCTTTTTGTGTTTCACAGTAAAGTCGTActgttggagggcaaggctccagcgtagcaaccttccgtttGTTCCACATATGGCTTGTAGCCAGGTCAGCCAGGGAGAAGGAGGAAGGCTCTGACCACGGGCAcctgaatttaacccctgagggtgtggccagactcCCCTTCTCTTCCCGTTGGTCAGTTGGGCGTCCCAATTATGGCATCACCtggggagtagtgggaggggggaattgggcactgcacagagtTTACTTCTAGCTTTAACCCTatggggctccgcagtcagaggcacgttccctaTACGGTTCCGTGTCTgccattacaacccacaacctcagatcttcacagtgACATGAAACTGGAaaggttctgaaattattcttactGGTAGAATttcatgacaaaaacctggcatattaacaagggtgtgtagactttttatatccaatgTAAGTGGCTTGGGGAACAAAATTTTGACATTTTGGGTCCACGGCCAGGAGCCCACCTCAGATCTCATCCCAGTGAGAACCTGTGGTAAATCCTGAAAAGCGACAAACCCCAGAACTTGTGATGACTCCGAGCTCTGATGAGCCCAGAACTTGTGATGACTCCGAGCTCTGATGAGCCCAGAACTTGTGATGACTCCGAGCTCTGATGAGCCCAGAACTTGTGATGACTCTGAGCTCTGATGAGCCCAGAACTTGTGATGACTCTGAGCTCAGGCGACCCCAGAACTTGTGATGACTCCGAGCTGATGACGCCTGAACTGGACTCTGAGGAGGACCACAAATGAGGAGACAATGGCTGTAGATGGCTCTGATTTGTCCCGGTATCTGCTCAGCTTACCCTTGTCCGTTTCGGGGTTTGCTGCTGACTATTACACTGCTAGCTGCTGGTTTTGGGTGGAGGTTAGATGTGATCTCTGATGTAAGGGAGcatccttccttgcaatcgtctgCAGGAGCGCAGATCTGTCTGTGATTTACAGTGCTAGCTCCTGGGCTCGGGCAACCTCGCACATCCGGCTGTAGGTCTGTCTGCTTCTGGGGTGTTGATCTGCTGCTCTTATTTCTGGTTTGGGCAGATCGCTGTACAGGAAAGTGATGTTTGTGGGGATGATACCGACTACACAGTCCGAGCCTCTCATGGCTGCTGCTGTTCCTTACAGGAGCAGGACACGTGACTGCCCTCATCATGGACGACATATTCACACAGTGTCGAGAAGGGAACGCGGTGGCTGTGCGTCTGTGGCTGGACAACACTGAGAATGACCTGAACCAGGGGTAAGTGGACACATCTTGCTATTTCGCCTTTCCTGTGTGTGGGGTTTGCATTCACTCAGTGTCCGTGTCCGTCCAGTGATGATCATGGCTTCAGCCCCCTGCACTGGGCTTGTCGCGAAGGCCGGAGTAACATTGTGGATATGCTGATAATGAGAGGTGCCCGAATCAATGTCATGAACCGGGGAGACGACACT from Ranitomeya variabilis isolate aRanVar5 chromosome 3, aRanVar5.hap1, whole genome shotgun sequence includes:
- the LOC143817518 gene encoding uncharacterized protein LOC143817518; this encodes MQAPSGSAGRKRSRYKYGQALSFLRRTMLSRVTFSSHRAPASSSAPSGAIPPESATEGHVGRPHTSVPSSDPSVLSSDPSVPSTSSAPSSGALLQASLLASDAEQLAFPLPHPSDPATSTPPLGSWRQRQRGQERSYAPEFLHLNASFQGSFKILGEQVTAGFNMVQSRISETSQETSSRLDRLHSAVSPDPANLFFQSMLMSMEKLSFEQQMRVMNTCHNAALQAINESTHTPHHTSTPIPHHTPHYQTQPQYPHQQHYQTQLQSPHQHHYQTPRHSHYPTQSQYPTQSPQQSRPLDQITSPMFSLLNFSLPPTPTPPPSGQPLGLTPTSTAPQTSRVSPPIDVVQPSGTSSSHISTQHFENL
- the LOC143817593 gene encoding uncharacterized protein LOC143817593; amino-acid sequence: MCRADCKCVFNLQNHQDTAAAHQDTAAAHQDTATAHQDHKTMSSSDSPPPQQQRVSEAESDEELSEGGETGGEMQVEEEPSAAAAAPAAAAEGSPRQSQSRRTRRHGRPSASQRAPAEEEDDDDDIDIDCLIEEVREREPLWNMADRRHADTGVTRRLWDEVCRNLFPRRESLHPQQQSKLGKYSLSSDVLS